Proteins encoded in a region of the Trypanosoma brucei gambiense DAL972 chromosome 11, complete sequence genome:
- a CDS encoding coatomer epsilon subunit, putative: MADPFYDARNALALGNYHQAVAEASGTKTDARKAEDIAAFHAEKEVLLALAQTGLGQGDAVVAQLKAATCPILVAVREWAVFCSAMKNLSGDIQSDPVICMQLKKLTEAAEVIDPARTQIAVLAAAALLAVGDNAGALKLSKEWLNDQRHSRENSLLRLHMELRVIVVEALLRMGRTEMARSEVKAMEQADEESMLTVLCSGITNLYEGIKTKEAYQTALRRFKELTMSCGQSVLASNLTALAQIQLGEYTEAERTLLDVLAMKSGDSDTTANLAVISAHSGKGLDSTGLYTRQAVATSGPWSRSFSAASAALDAAIEEFTASA; encoded by the coding sequence ATGGCGGATCCATTTTACGATGCACGCAATGCTCTCGCCCTCGGAAATTATCATCAGGCCGTAGCTGAAGCGAGCGGAACGAAAACAGATGCCCGCAAGGCCGAAGATATTGCTGCGTTTCACGCTGAGAAAGAAGTATTGCTTGCACTCGCTCAGACGGGATTAGGTCAAGGTGATGCTGTGGTTGCACAACTCAAGGCTGCAACGTGCCCAATATTGGTGGCGGTACGTGAGTGGGCAGTATTCTGCTCCGCTATGAAAAATCTATCAGGAGATATTCAATCCGATCCAGTCATTTGCATGCAGCTGAAGAAACTAACTGAAGCCGCTGAAGTGATTGATCCTGCGCGGACACAAATTGCTGTGCTTGCCGCCGCTGCTCTCCTCGCCGTAGGCGACAATGCAGGCGCTCTTAAGTTGTCGAAGGAGTGGTTGAACGACCAGAGACATTCACGGGAAAACAGTTTGTTAAGGTTACATATGGAACTACGCGTAATCGTTGTGGAGGCGTTGCTGAGGATGGGACGCACAGAGATGGCGCGGAGCGAAGTAAAGGCCATGGAGCAAGCGGATGAGGAATCTATGCTAACGGTGTTGTGCTCTGGTATAACGAACCTTTACGAGGgtatcaaaacaaaagaagctTATCAAACGGCCCTGCGACGATTCAAGGAACTCACGATGTCATGCGGTCAGAGTGTTCTCGCAAGCAATCTCACAGCGCTTGCACAGATACAGCTAGGGGAATATACCGAAGCGGAGCGTACCCTTCTTGATGTATTGGCCATGAAGTCTGGTGACTCGGACACAACAGCTAACTTGGCGGTGATTTCGGCTCACTCTGGAAAGGGATTAGACTCTACGGGTCTCTATACACGACAGGCGGTTGCGACATCGGGACCGTGGAGTCGTTCATTCAGCGCCGCAAGTGCGGCATTAGACGCGGCTATTGAAGAGTTTACGGCATCTGCATAG